The following are encoded together in the Adhaeribacter arboris genome:
- a CDS encoding Rpn family recombination-promoting nuclease/putative transposase, with translation MKAKYINPFTDFGFKKIFGEEASKPLLLDFLNALLAQHNKIINLNFKNTEQLGQTEADRKAIYDIYCENEKGEKFIVELQKAKQNYFKERTIYYSTFPIREQAERGDWNYNLKAVYCVGILDFTFDDYENEPEKSEVVHTITLKDQNGKTFYDKLTYIYLEMPNFEQTEEELKTRLDKWLYFIKHLEDFQTIPAIFKDEVFIQAFAKAELAKFDQAELDSYENSLKTYRDLKGVIDTAFDEGKIEGKIEGKIEVAKLAKQMGLSTADIIKLTGLSESEIDKL, from the coding sequence ATGAAGGCAAAATATATTAACCCATTTACAGACTTTGGCTTTAAAAAAATCTTCGGAGAAGAAGCCAGCAAACCTCTTTTACTTGATTTTCTGAATGCCCTTTTGGCGCAACACAACAAGATTATTAACCTGAACTTTAAAAATACCGAGCAATTAGGGCAAACCGAAGCCGACAGGAAAGCTATTTACGATATCTATTGCGAAAATGAGAAAGGTGAAAAGTTTATTGTAGAACTACAAAAAGCCAAACAGAACTATTTTAAGGAAAGGACTATCTACTATTCAACCTTTCCTATTCGGGAACAAGCAGAAAGAGGCGACTGGAACTATAATCTGAAAGCGGTTTATTGTGTAGGTATTTTAGACTTTACCTTTGACGATTACGAAAACGAACCAGAGAAAAGCGAAGTGGTTCATACCATTACGTTAAAGGACCAAAATGGGAAGACTTTTTACGATAAGCTGACCTACATTTATTTGGAGATGCCCAATTTTGAGCAGACAGAAGAAGAATTAAAAACCCGTTTGGACAAGTGGCTCTATTTCATCAAGCATCTGGAAGACTTCCAAACCATACCAGCAATTTTCAAGGATGAAGTTTTTATACAAGCTTTTGCAAAAGCAGAACTGGCTAAATTTGACCAAGCAGAATTAGATAGCTACGAAAACAGTCTGAAAACTTACCGGGACTTGAAAGGCGTTATTGACACTGCTTTTGATGAAGGGAAAATAGAAGGAAAAATAGAAGGAAAAATAGAAGTAGCTAAATTAGCCAAACAAATGGGGCTTTCAACTGCTGACATTATCAAACTAACCGGACTTTCTGAAAGCGAGATTGATAAGCTGTAG
- a CDS encoding glycosyl-4,4'-diaponeurosporenoate acyltransferase CrtO family protein has protein sequence MIPNLLWTALFGIPITIFCYTFLAPKATCILLGVSLAPIFFPHSFFDRIQLSKKADWYKKIGVKYVNTFAQNGSILNKMIKKKYPNFKVISNTRTSIRKQYYQTYFFEKFHFSLFLFFTMVTLYAGFQKQYYWVLVITIGNLLYNIYPNLLQQYIRVKLKSAVSDEKLL, from the coding sequence ATGATCCCCAATTTACTCTGGACAGCCTTGTTTGGTATCCCAATTACCATATTTTGCTACACTTTCCTAGCGCCAAAAGCAACCTGTATTCTATTAGGAGTTAGTCTTGCACCAATCTTCTTTCCCCATTCATTCTTCGATAGAATACAACTGAGTAAGAAAGCTGATTGGTATAAAAAAATTGGAGTGAAGTACGTAAATACCTTCGCCCAGAACGGAAGTATACTCAATAAAATGATAAAAAAGAAGTATCCAAATTTTAAGGTAATTTCAAATACTAGAACATCAATAAGGAAGCAATACTACCAAACTTATTTTTTTGAAAAATTTCATTTTTCCTTGTTTCTGTTTTTTACAATGGTTACCCTGTATGCCGGGTTTCAAAAACAGTATTATTGGGTATTAGTCATAACAATAGGCAACCTGCTTTATAACATATACCCAAACCTTTTGCAGCAATACATTCGGGTAAAATTAAAATCTGCCGTATCAGATGAAAAGCTTTTGTGA
- a CDS encoding DUF2798 domain-containing protein, with protein MRKQNIPKKATKPTARKSKLRLNKATLQRQAIVIFIISFFISTALILYVFGFPAGFFRRLFSATFVFFLLIGTTVLGIIPLVNYVFNRWLR; from the coding sequence ATGAGAAAGCAAAATATACCGAAGAAGGCTACTAAACCAACTGCCCGAAAAAGTAAACTTCGCTTGAATAAGGCAACGTTGCAGCGGCAAGCCATCGTGATTTTTATCATCAGCTTTTTTATTTCAACGGCTTTAATATTGTATGTTTTTGGATTTCCAGCTGGCTTTTTCCGCCGTTTATTCAGCGCTACCTTTGTTTTTTTTCTGCTGATTGGCACAACCGTGCTGGGAATTATTCCTTTGGTAAATTATGTATTTAACCGTTGGTTACGCTAG
- a CDS encoding cation diffusion facilitator family transporter produces MHSHSHDHHHHSGHSHSHSVPSNLTRAFLLGIGLNVVFVVLEAVTGFWLHSLALLTDAGHNLSDVASLVLALLATRLATKKATDDYTYGFKKSTTLVSLFNAVLLLVAVGAIGWEAFQRLGKPQAVGGQYIALVSGVGILVNAGTALLFLRDKDKDLNVKGAYLHMAADALVSLGVVIAGIIIYYTNWFWIDSVISLVVIGVILWSTWSLLTESLKLSLDGVPTGVNLPAIRQLLANFPGVQNVHDLHIWAMSTTENALTAHLVVQENTSESLLANIREELAHHHQINHATIQIEKVNQQLCHQTCEKVAAKG; encoded by the coding sequence ATGCATTCACATTCGCACGATCATCACCATCATTCCGGGCATAGCCACAGCCACAGTGTGCCGAGTAATTTAACGCGGGCTTTTTTACTGGGTATAGGATTAAATGTAGTATTCGTAGTTTTAGAAGCAGTTACTGGTTTCTGGCTCCATTCCCTGGCTTTACTTACCGATGCCGGCCATAATTTAAGCGACGTAGCCAGCCTAGTTTTAGCTTTATTAGCCACCCGGCTAGCCACCAAAAAAGCTACCGACGATTATACCTACGGCTTTAAAAAATCAACTACCCTGGTTTCGCTGTTTAATGCCGTGTTGCTTTTAGTAGCGGTTGGGGCAATTGGCTGGGAGGCTTTTCAACGCCTGGGAAAACCGCAAGCAGTAGGCGGCCAGTACATTGCTTTAGTATCCGGCGTAGGTATTTTGGTTAATGCGGGAACGGCCTTGCTTTTTTTACGCGATAAAGACAAAGATTTAAATGTAAAAGGCGCTTACCTGCACATGGCCGCTGATGCGCTGGTGTCGCTGGGGGTGGTAATAGCGGGAATTATTATTTACTATACCAATTGGTTCTGGATTGATTCGGTAATTAGCTTAGTTGTGATTGGAGTTATACTGTGGAGTACCTGGAGTTTGCTTACCGAATCTTTAAAATTATCTTTAGATGGGGTGCCAACGGGCGTAAACTTACCGGCCATCCGGCAATTGCTCGCTAATTTTCCGGGCGTACAAAACGTGCACGATTTACATATCTGGGCGATGAGTACCACCGAAAACGCCTTAACCGCGCACTTGGTAGTGCAGGAAAATACTTCTGAATCCTTGCTTGCTAACATTCGCGAAGAATTAGCGCATCATCACCAGATTAACCACGCCACCATCCAGATCGAAAAAGTAAACCAACAGCTTTGCCATCAGACTTGCGAAAAAGTGGCTGCGAAAGGTTAG
- a CDS encoding ABC transporter permease produces MIITSIVAHSPAYYVKKRLRQNIPAMVGFFFILLALIMALLGYTIMPDASPNANHSIVQLQKKEPGFSVLMLRLKKVPAQPNATILQKWLFGQELPYHEIPVQSFRMSGKSIRINPYVNKHSLPEQIRIFSLNEVFGLELSNLEVQQLSPAVLQEKVKETSLFYKTYLLGTDRAGRDVLSRLLLGTRISLGIGLVAVLISVSLGIVVGAVAGYFGGWVDKTMLFLMTVVWSIPGIMLVIAISLAFDSRGVWVSFVAVGLTMWVDVARLVRGQFLSIKEKAYIEAGRILGLPQSRLIFRHILPNLMGPLIVIGTANFAAAILMEAGLSFLGLGVQPPAPSWGMMVNEGFQLIGTKAGLFLVVLPSICISLLVLSFNLLGNGLRDAYDPQLLIHNA; encoded by the coding sequence ATGATTATTACCTCCATAGTAGCGCACTCACCGGCTTATTACGTTAAAAAGCGCTTACGGCAAAATATACCCGCTATGGTTGGGTTCTTTTTTATTTTGTTAGCGTTGATTATGGCTTTATTGGGTTACACCATAATGCCGGATGCTAGCCCAAATGCCAATCATTCCATCGTTCAACTACAAAAAAAAGAGCCCGGTTTTTCCGTGTTAATGTTGCGGCTGAAAAAAGTACCGGCCCAACCAAATGCTACTATCCTGCAAAAATGGCTGTTCGGGCAGGAGCTGCCTTATCACGAAATTCCGGTGCAAAGTTTTCGGATGAGTGGTAAATCTATCCGGATAAACCCGTACGTAAATAAACATTCTTTGCCGGAGCAAATACGGATTTTCTCGCTAAACGAGGTTTTTGGCTTGGAATTAAGTAACTTAGAGGTACAACAATTAAGCCCCGCCGTCCTGCAAGAAAAGGTAAAAGAAACTTCTTTGTTTTATAAAACTTATTTGTTAGGCACGGACCGTGCGGGCCGGGATGTATTAAGTCGTTTACTATTAGGTACCCGCATTTCATTGGGTATTGGATTAGTGGCCGTTTTAATTTCGGTTAGTTTAGGTATTGTAGTGGGAGCGGTAGCGGGTTACTTTGGCGGCTGGGTAGATAAAACGATGTTGTTTTTAATGACTGTAGTTTGGTCTATTCCCGGTATTATGCTAGTTATTGCCATTAGTTTGGCGTTTGATAGCCGGGGAGTATGGGTTTCTTTTGTGGCCGTGGGCTTAACTATGTGGGTAGATGTAGCTCGATTGGTGCGCGGCCAATTTTTAAGTATCAAAGAAAAAGCCTATATTGAAGCGGGTAGAATATTGGGTTTACCTCAAAGCCGACTTATTTTCCGGCATATTCTGCCAAACCTGATGGGCCCTTTAATTGTTATAGGAACTGCCAATTTTGCGGCCGCTATTTTAATGGAAGCCGGTTTAAGTTTTTTAGGATTAGGCGTGCAGCCGCCCGCTCCGTCCTGGGGAATGATGGTAAACGAAGGCTTTCAGCTTATTGGTACCAAGGCCGGTTTATTTTTGGTAGTGCTTCCGAGTATATGTATTAGTTTGCTGGTTTTATCTTTTAATTTGCTTGGCAACGGGCTACGCGACGCTTATGACCCCCAATTACTTATCCACAATGCCTGA
- the cobA gene encoding uroporphyrinogen-III C-methyltransferase, translating into MSTKIPRVTLVGAGPGDVDLLTIKGAKALAAADLVLYDALINPALLDFVPADKPRIFVGKRSGKHEYPQEEINALIVKYALEYGHVVRLKGGDPFVFGRGYEEIQFAAQHGVATAVIPGISSAVAVPAAQNIPLTSRGVSESFWVITGATKYGQISSDIALAAQSSATVVILMGMKNLADITRVFQVLGKNTTPVAIIQNGTLPNERLVCGTIDTICQLAQEQNFTSPAIIVIGGVVDLRFDSTRKQEILQHVIHSPKPDANQ; encoded by the coding sequence ATGAGTACTAAAATACCCCGGGTTACTTTGGTGGGCGCAGGCCCCGGCGATGTGGATTTATTAACTATAAAAGGTGCCAAGGCATTGGCGGCTGCCGACTTAGTGCTTTATGATGCCCTTATTAATCCGGCCTTACTCGACTTTGTACCCGCCGATAAACCCCGCATATTTGTAGGCAAACGTTCTGGTAAACACGAATATCCGCAGGAAGAAATTAATGCTTTAATTGTAAAATACGCTTTAGAATACGGCCACGTCGTGCGCTTAAAAGGCGGCGATCCGTTTGTATTTGGGCGCGGTTACGAAGAAATTCAGTTTGCGGCCCAACATGGCGTGGCGACTGCGGTAATTCCGGGTATTAGCAGTGCCGTTGCCGTACCGGCCGCTCAAAATATACCTCTTACCAGCCGGGGAGTGAGCGAAAGCTTTTGGGTAATTACCGGCGCTACTAAATACGGCCAGATTTCTTCGGATATAGCTTTGGCGGCTCAATCTTCGGCTACGGTAGTCATTTTAATGGGCATGAAAAATCTGGCAGATATTACCCGGGTTTTTCAGGTGCTAGGCAAAAACACAACGCCGGTTGCGATTATTCAGAACGGAACGTTGCCCAACGAGCGCTTGGTTTGCGGCACCATCGATACTATTTGTCAATTAGCGCAGGAACAAAATTTTACCTCTCCGGCAATTATTGTAATTGGCGGCGTAGTAGATTTACGTTTCGACTCAACCCGCAAACAAGAGATACTGCAACACGTCATTCATTCCCCAAAGCCCGACGCCAACCAATAA
- a CDS encoding ScyD/ScyE family protein yields MRIKITFFLSLLLLLGTTSCEEFYDIVEELKPRPPKVKDFVSGLASPIGIEADPSGQLWVTEAGTGNTPTGTSDGQVSLITPEGKVYPVAQGFTSFKSAEGVVNGLNHLILKDEVLWILHGIEGRLYKLDVSNFRPGDKPKQAKDVDYEDLGKFILGYDFKEDTNESNIYNITIGPDDDFFIADAAANAIIRRDAGSGELSVFAEVPAIAGTGSGELPPAQSVPSGIVFDGERFLVSTFTGYPFPAQKAVIYELDLQGNVSVYQSGFSNLTDIKLGTDRHPVVVEYSNWTGQGFAPNAGRFIFSSRRKNVALLSGLNFPTSIERSGLKTYYILSNTDGKIDRAVF; encoded by the coding sequence ATGCGCATTAAAATTACCTTTTTTCTATCCTTATTATTGTTGCTCGGCACTACCAGTTGCGAAGAATTTTATGATATCGTGGAGGAATTAAAACCGCGCCCACCCAAAGTAAAAGATTTTGTTAGCGGATTAGCTTCCCCCATCGGGATAGAAGCAGACCCAAGTGGGCAATTATGGGTTACAGAAGCCGGCACTGGTAATACTCCCACTGGTACCAGCGACGGCCAGGTCTCTTTAATTACTCCGGAGGGCAAAGTGTATCCGGTAGCCCAAGGTTTTACTTCCTTTAAAAGTGCCGAAGGAGTGGTGAACGGACTCAACCACCTTATTTTAAAAGATGAGGTATTATGGATATTACACGGCATAGAAGGAAGACTTTACAAATTAGATGTTTCTAATTTCCGGCCCGGCGATAAACCTAAGCAAGCCAAAGATGTAGACTACGAAGATTTAGGTAAATTTATTTTAGGGTATGATTTTAAAGAAGATACGAACGAATCGAACATTTACAATATAACTATTGGCCCAGATGACGACTTTTTTATCGCTGATGCCGCCGCTAACGCTATTATTCGTCGTGATGCCGGCTCTGGGGAACTAAGCGTTTTTGCCGAAGTTCCGGCGATTGCGGGTACCGGCAGCGGCGAACTTCCGCCGGCGCAATCGGTACCTTCGGGTATTGTTTTCGACGGAGAAAGATTCTTAGTTTCCACTTTTACCGGGTATCCTTTTCCGGCGCAAAAAGCAGTTATTTACGAACTGGATTTGCAAGGTAATGTTTCAGTGTATCAGTCTGGGTTTTCGAACTTAACGGATATAAAATTAGGTACCGACCGCCACCCGGTAGTAGTAGAATACAGTAACTGGACCGGTCAAGGTTTTGCGCCGAACGCAGGCCGTTTTATATTTTCCAGCCGCCGGAAGAATGTAGCCTTGCTAAGCGGGTTGAATTTTCCTACTTCCATTGAAAGAAGCGGCCTGAAAACGTATTATATTCTTTCTAACACGGATGGTAAAATAGATAGAGCTGTATTTTGA
- a CDS encoding AraC family transcriptional regulator, whose protein sequence is METTILQIKNMVCPRCISTVTRVLQEQGLEVNNVQLGFAQVTGQSDLVRIEAALQPEGFALLQDRDQQLVEKIKNTLIDYLQHFETAYQPVTTSVYLSEKLGIDYSYLSKVFSRLEPVTIEKYFILLKIERVKELLSYGQLTLSEIAHQLQYSSVQHLSNQFKKITGQSVSEYKNSIHPARTPLDAIG, encoded by the coding sequence TTGGAAACTACTATCCTACAAATAAAAAACATGGTGTGTCCGCGCTGCATCAGCACGGTTACGCGCGTACTCCAGGAACAAGGTTTAGAAGTAAATAATGTGCAGCTAGGTTTTGCTCAAGTTACCGGCCAGTCTGATTTAGTTCGGATTGAGGCAGCCCTGCAACCCGAAGGATTTGCTTTATTACAGGACCGCGATCAACAATTGGTTGAAAAAATTAAAAATACTTTAATCGATTATCTACAACACTTCGAGACAGCCTACCAGCCGGTAACTACCTCGGTGTATTTATCCGAAAAACTAGGCATTGATTATTCTTATTTAAGCAAAGTGTTTTCGAGGCTGGAGCCAGTTACTATTGAAAAGTATTTTATTCTGTTAAAAATTGAGCGGGTAAAAGAGCTGCTTTCTTACGGCCAGCTAACTTTAAGCGAAATTGCTCATCAATTGCAATACAGCAGCGTGCAGCATTTATCTAATCAGTTTAAGAAAATAACCGGGCAATCGGTAAGCGAGTATAAGAACAGTATTCATCCGGCTCGTACACCCCTCGATGCTATTGGATAG
- a CDS encoding PP2C family protein-serine/threonine phosphatase, translating to MKKELDLKKLELSALLEVTQAINGNLTDQALYKIYHFTLLAQLQISRLGLFVLEDNWECKVNFGTNYDFKNAAALPPAITCLTEISYITDLNLDAHWSEFETVVPILQNRKILAFVLIGNSQAYYSTLGALSFVQTLSNIILVAMQNRRMARLRLAEEAIRNEIKIAREVQTMLFPKSLPNDEAVAIHASYLPHSSIGGDYYDYVPINEDQFLFCIADVSGKGVPASLLMSNFQAGLRTILRQNPNLLTVVTELNHLIYCNAIAEKFVTAFFGIYNRRTNVLSYVNAGHNSPVLLHENNTIQLLTEGCTMLGIFESLPFISVTEVPIPNKSLIMCYTDGLTEVFNTDEDEYGLENTIKFLQNYRYLPLPKLHEELLEEIKQHNQGSTNFHDDITLLSCRFK from the coding sequence ATGAAGAAAGAGCTCGACCTGAAAAAGTTGGAGCTATCGGCGTTGCTGGAAGTAACGCAGGCCATTAACGGTAATTTAACGGATCAGGCGCTTTACAAAATTTACCATTTTACTTTGCTGGCCCAATTGCAGATTTCCCGTTTAGGTTTGTTTGTGCTGGAAGATAACTGGGAGTGTAAAGTAAATTTTGGCACTAATTACGACTTTAAAAATGCTGCTGCCTTACCGCCGGCCATTACTTGTTTAACCGAAATCAGCTACATTACCGATTTAAACTTGGATGCGCATTGGAGTGAATTCGAGACGGTTGTACCCATCCTGCAAAATCGTAAAATTCTGGCTTTTGTCTTAATTGGTAATTCGCAGGCGTATTATTCTACTTTGGGCGCTTTGTCGTTTGTACAAACCTTAAGTAATATTATTCTGGTAGCCATGCAGAACCGGCGTATGGCGCGTTTGCGCTTAGCCGAAGAAGCAATCCGGAACGAGATAAAAATTGCCCGCGAGGTGCAAACCATGCTTTTCCCAAAGTCGTTGCCCAACGACGAGGCAGTAGCTATTCATGCTAGTTACTTACCCCATTCTTCTATTGGCGGCGATTACTACGATTACGTTCCGATTAATGAAGACCAGTTCTTATTTTGTATTGCCGATGTTTCGGGCAAAGGAGTACCGGCTTCCTTACTCATGTCAAATTTCCAAGCGGGTTTACGCACTATTTTGCGCCAGAATCCGAATCTGCTTACCGTAGTAACCGAGCTCAATCACCTGATTTACTGCAATGCGATTGCCGAAAAATTTGTTACCGCTTTTTTCGGTATTTACAACCGCCGCACCAACGTACTGAGCTACGTAAATGCCGGCCACAATTCACCGGTATTACTGCACGAAAATAATACCATTCAGTTGCTCACCGAAGGATGCACCATGTTGGGGATTTTTGAGTCTTTGCCCTTTATATCGGTTACGGAGGTGCCTATTCCGAATAAATCGTTAATTATGTGTTATACCGATGGTTTAACCGAAGTTTTTAACACCGACGAAGACGAATACGGCTTAGAGAATACCATCAAGTTCTTGCAAAACTACCGCTACCTACCCCTGCCCAAACTGCACGAAGAACTGCTCGAAGAAATTAAACAACATAACCAAGGCAGTACCAATTTTCACGACGATATTACCTTGCTTTCCTGTCGGTTTAAGTAA
- a CDS encoding glycosyltransferase, whose amino-acid sequence MPQTQLSVLIPVRNEAAPISDLLRDLEQQTYPKQNFEVLVMDDNSEDETAAEVRAFQEKSNLSLRLICLQDYPGLRQKKAAITKGVALATGELMVQTDGDCRVTPDWLFTLAQHYERTHARCISGPVCLSSDGSWFEGMQVVEFASLIGIGGASIALGKPNMCNGANLAYSRQAFLEVQGFTGNAHVASGDDEFLMHKIADYYSGKVSFLKDKRAIVSTAAQKTITAFFNQRIRWASKWPNYSGWSVKLLAILVFGVNFLLFLAFLAWLCGGLANEQLAALFGFKLSIDGIFLLSVLHFLNRKKYIFYLAPLQLVYIPYVLYTALRGLRGTYHWKGRKVSNKATKTSSPKAY is encoded by the coding sequence ATGCCACAAACTCAATTATCCGTGCTTATTCCGGTGCGCAATGAGGCTGCTCCTATTAGCGATTTATTGCGGGATTTAGAACAACAGACGTACCCGAAACAAAACTTTGAAGTGCTGGTTATGGATGATAACTCCGAGGATGAAACCGCGGCAGAAGTAAGAGCCTTTCAGGAGAAAAGTAACTTATCCCTACGTTTAATTTGTTTACAGGATTACCCGGGTTTGCGGCAAAAGAAAGCGGCTATTACAAAAGGCGTAGCACTTGCTACCGGCGAATTAATGGTGCAAACCGATGGAGATTGTCGGGTAACTCCGGACTGGCTTTTTACCTTGGCGCAGCACTACGAGCGTACCCATGCACGTTGTATAAGTGGCCCGGTGTGTCTTTCTTCGGATGGCTCCTGGTTTGAGGGAATGCAGGTAGTCGAGTTTGCCAGTTTAATAGGAATTGGCGGCGCTTCGATAGCTCTAGGAAAACCAAATATGTGTAACGGCGCCAATTTAGCTTATAGCCGTCAGGCTTTTCTGGAAGTACAAGGTTTTACGGGTAATGCGCACGTCGCATCCGGCGATGATGAGTTTTTGATGCACAAAATTGCTGATTATTATTCGGGTAAAGTAAGTTTTTTAAAAGATAAACGGGCGATAGTTTCTACGGCGGCGCAAAAAACAATAACCGCGTTTTTTAATCAACGCATACGCTGGGCGAGTAAATGGCCCAACTACTCCGGGTGGTCGGTTAAATTATTAGCTATTCTGGTGTTTGGCGTAAACTTTTTACTTTTTCTGGCATTTTTAGCGTGGTTGTGCGGTGGATTAGCTAACGAGCAATTGGCCGCGCTATTTGGTTTTAAACTGAGTATAGATGGAATCTTTTTGTTGTCGGTACTGCATTTTTTAAACCGTAAAAAGTATATTTTTTACCTGGCGCCTCTTCAGTTGGTGTACATTCCTTACGTGTTGTATACTGCCTTGCGGGGCCTGCGGGGCACTTACCATTGGAAAGGTAGAAAAGTAAGTAATAAGGCCACAAAAACAAGTAGCCCGAAGGCTTACTAA
- a CDS encoding Gfo/Idh/MocA family oxidoreductase, producing the protein MEDQQNTSEQSKKAFNRRDFIKGAALTAASFYIFPRHVLGGPGFVAPSDKFNVAGVGVGGMGRANLLNLSSQNIVALCDVDWDFAGKAFDRLTSDAEKAQARLKDATTDKDRQNITNQINNFAQLKAQYPKAKRFKDYREMLDKMNKDIDGVVVATPDHTHAVIAMDAMRRKKHVYVQKPLTYTVHEARALAEAARKYKVITQMGNQGHSSEGARLINEWIWDGAIGKVSTVYAWTNRPIWPQGIPRPTETVATPEGLDWDVFSGPSPLRPYNPAYHPFKWRGWVDYGASALGDMGAHLLDHPNWALKLGAPVSVEATSTPFGGGTNKQDLATYPSGSMVTYEFAARENMPPVTLTWFDGGLMPPKPVEMGPDENMDKSGGVLMIGDKGKLMHETYGSNPRLLPASRMAEYKQPPKTIPRIDVSHEMDWVRCAKDGKKQPSSSFDYAGPLTETMLLGIIATRFTGKKLLWDSAKMQFTNAPEANPFVTREYRSGWSLTA; encoded by the coding sequence ATGGAAGACCAGCAAAATACTTCAGAACAAAGTAAAAAAGCTTTCAACCGACGCGATTTTATTAAAGGAGCCGCTTTAACGGCCGCTTCTTTTTATATTTTTCCGCGGCACGTACTGGGTGGCCCCGGCTTTGTAGCCCCCAGCGATAAATTTAATGTTGCCGGGGTTGGCGTTGGGGGCATGGGACGGGCTAACCTGCTTAATTTATCGAGCCAGAATATTGTAGCGCTTTGCGATGTAGATTGGGATTTTGCGGGTAAAGCTTTTGACCGATTAACCAGCGATGCCGAAAAAGCACAAGCCCGGCTAAAAGATGCTACTACCGATAAAGACCGGCAAAATATAACGAATCAGATAAATAATTTCGCCCAACTTAAAGCTCAGTACCCGAAAGCGAAGCGGTTTAAAGATTACCGCGAAATGCTGGACAAGATGAACAAGGATATTGACGGAGTAGTAGTGGCCACTCCGGATCATACGCACGCTGTAATTGCGATGGACGCCATGCGCCGGAAGAAACACGTGTACGTGCAAAAACCTTTAACCTATACGGTACACGAAGCCCGGGCCTTGGCCGAAGCAGCCCGTAAATACAAAGTTATTACCCAAATGGGTAATCAAGGGCATTCCAGTGAAGGTGCCCGCCTGATAAATGAATGGATCTGGGATGGAGCTATTGGTAAAGTAAGTACAGTTTACGCCTGGACGAATCGCCCCATCTGGCCGCAGGGCATTCCGCGGCCTACGGAAACCGTTGCTACTCCGGAAGGCTTAGATTGGGATGTATTCTCGGGACCATCTCCGTTGCGGCCTTATAACCCGGCTTATCATCCGTTTAAATGGCGGGGTTGGGTAGATTACGGCGCCAGCGCTCTCGGCGATATGGGAGCGCACTTACTCGACCACCCGAACTGGGCTTTAAAATTAGGCGCTCCCGTAAGCGTTGAAGCTACCAGCACTCCTTTTGGCGGTGGTACTAATAAACAAGATTTAGCTACCTACCCGAGCGGCTCTATGGTTACTTACGAATTTGCCGCCCGCGAAAATATGCCGCCGGTTACGCTGACCTGGTTCGATGGAGGCTTAATGCCGCCTAAACCAGTGGAAATGGGTCCGGACGAAAATATGGATAAAAGCGGCGGGGTACTCATGATTGGGGACAAAGGAAAACTAATGCACGAAACCTATGGTTCTAATCCACGCTTATTGCCCGCCAGCCGCATGGCCGAATACAAGCAACCACCTAAAACTATTCCCCGGATTGATGTAAGCCACGAAATGGATTGGGTACGGTGCGCCAAAGACGGCAAAAAACAGCCTTCGTCTAGTTTCGATTATGCTGGTCCTTTAACGGAAACCATGCTGCTGGGTATTATTGCTACCCGGTTCACCGGTAAAAAGTTATTGTGGGATTCGGCAAAAATGCAGTTTACCAATGCTCCGGAAGCAAACCCGTTTGTCACCCGCGAGTACCGTTCCGGCTGGAGTTTAACCGCGTAA